A region from the Gossypium hirsutum isolate 1008001.06 chromosome A08, Gossypium_hirsutum_v2.1, whole genome shotgun sequence genome encodes:
- the LOC107950367 gene encoding COBRA-like protein 4 encodes MRFVISALFLFVVAAAYDPLDPNGNLTIKWDIVSWTPDGYVAVVTMNNFQMYRHIMSPGWTLGWTWAKKEVIWSMNGAQTTEQGDCSKFKGNVPHCCKKTPTVVDLLPGVPYNQQYSNCCKGGVLPAWGIDPQSAVSAFQISVGMAGTSNKTVKLPKNFTLLGPGPGYTCGPAKVVPSTTFLTQDRRRKTQALMTWNVTCTYSQFLARKNPSCCVSFSSFYNETITPCPTCACGCQNKNSCVKSGSKVLKRAGVNTPRKDNTPLLQCTHHMCPVRVHWHVKVNYKEYWRVKVSIINFNYRMNYTLWSLAVQHPNLNDVTQVFSFDYKPLVPYESINDTGMFYGMKFYNDLLMEAGPFGNVQSEVLLRKDKDTFTLKQGWAFPRKVYFNGDECMLPPPDTYPFLPNSAPHQQLFSGLTAIAAMVFLLVTVW; translated from the exons ATGAGATTTGTCATCTCGGCTTTGTTCCTTTTTGTAGTTGCAGCTGCTTATGATCCTTTGGATCCAAATGGAAACTTAACAATCAAATGGGATATTGTTTCTTGGACACCCGATGGCTACGTG GCTGTTGTGACGATGAACAATTTTCAAATGTATCGGCACATAATGAGTCCTGGTTGGACCTTGGGGTGGACATGGGCTAAGAAAGAAGTGATATGGTCCATGAATGGAGCTCAAACTACTGAACAAGGTGACTGCTCCAAGTTCAAAGGAAATGTACCTCATTGTTGCAAGAAAACACCCACTGTTGTAGACTTGCTCCCTGGTGTTCCTTATAATCAACAATACTCCAATTGTTGCAAAGGTGGTGTGCTTCCAGCATGGGGTATAGATCCTCAATCTGCGGTCTCAGCTTTCCAAATCAGTGTTGGAATGGCTGGTACTTCGAACAAGACGGTGAAGCTTCCGAAGAATTTTACGTTGCTCGGTCCCGGACCAGGATATACTTGCGGTCCGGCGAAAGTTGTCCCTTCCACCACTTTTCTCACCCAGGATCGCCGCAGAAAGACTCAGGCTCTCA TGACATGGAATGTGACCTGCACTTACTCGCAGTTCCTAGCTCGAAAAAATCCGAGTTGTTGCGTCTCTTTCTCATCTTTCTACAATGAAACCATCACTCCTTGCCCAACTTGTGCTTGTGGATGCCAGAACAAAAACAGCTGTGTCAA GAGTGGCTCCAAGGTTCTTAAAAGGGCTGGCGTTAACACTCCACGGAAAGACAATACCCCATTGCTTCAATGCACGCACCATATGTGCCCGGTTCGGGTGCATTGGCACGTGAAGGTCAACTACAAGGAATACTGGCGTGTTAAGGTCTCCATTATCAACTTCAACTATAGGATGAACTATACACTGTGGAGTCTCGCTGTTCAGCACCCTAATCTTAACGATGTAACACAAGTTTTCAGCTTTGATTACAAGCCCCTCGTTCCCTACGAATCAATCA ATGATACGGGGATGTTCTATGGCATGAAGTTCTACAATGACCTATTAATGGAAGCTGGGCCATTTGGGAATGTTCAATCGGAGGTGCTTCTTCGAAAAGATAAAGATACCTTCACTTTAAAGCAAGGATGGGCCTTTCCAAGGAAAGTGTATTTCAATGGCGATGAATGCATGCTGCCACCACCTGATACTTACCCTTTTCTACCAAATTCTGCCCCCCATCAACAACTATTCTCCGGTTTGACAGCCATTGCTGCTATGGTTTTCTTGTTGGTCACTGTTTGGTGA
- the LOC107950374 gene encoding LOW QUALITY PROTEIN: F-box/kelch-repeat protein At5g15710 (The sequence of the model RefSeq protein was modified relative to this genomic sequence to represent the inferred CDS: inserted 2 bases in 1 codon) — MAGSGISSESGSGVSGSGAFRDDENCHKQVSPIRGGGSRNTSPSGRVGSRNTSPLXAEVIKTKPRGLDEETVATFGKVVHPDVQMEDNIWAMLPEDLLNEILARVPPFMIFRLRSVCKRWNLILQDHSFLKFQSRVPSHGPCLLTFWKNSQTPQCSVFSLPLKTWYRIPFNFLPQWAFWLVGSSGGLVCFSGLDGLTFRTLVCNPLTQTWRTLPSMNYDQQRQLIMVVDRTDKSFKVIATSDIYGDRSLPTEVYDSKIDKWTVHQIMPAVNLCSSKMAYCDSRLYLETLSPLGLMMYRLDLGYWEHIPAKFPRSLLDGYLVAGTHKRLFLVGRIGLYSTLQSMRIWELDHAKILWVEISRMPPKYFRALLRLSAERFECFGQDNLICFTSWNQGKGLLYDVDKKVWSWIAGCALQSFNSQVCFYEPRFDASIQ, encoded by the exons ATGGCTGGTTCTGGGATATCATCTGAATCTGGGTCTGGAGTATCCGGTTCTGGGGCTTTCCGTGATGATGAGAACTGTCACAAACAAGTGTCGCCTATAAGGGGTGGTGGGTCGAGGAATACAAGCCCATCCGGTCGTGTAGGGTCGAGGAACACTAGTCCTCT GGCAGAAGTGATAAAGACTAAACCACGGGGTTTAGATGAGGAAACAGTTGCTACATTTGGTAAGGTGGTTCATCCTGATGTTCAAATGGAAGATAACATATGGGCAATGTTGCCTGAGGACTTACTGAATGAGATTTTAGCAAGGGTTCCCCCATTTATGATATTTCGGCTTCGTTCAGTTTGTAAAAGATGGAATTTGATACTGCAAGATCATAGTTTTCTTAAGTTTCAGTCACGAGTGCCATCACATGGGCCATGTTTGCTTACATTTTGGAAGAACTCACAGACTCCACAATGCTCCGTGTTTAGCCTGCCATTAAAAACATGGTATCGAATTCCCTTCAATTTTTTGCCTCAGTGGGCCTTCTGGTTGGTTGGCTCTTCGGGTGGTCTAGTTTGCTTTTCTGGACTCGATGGTCTAACATTTAGAACTTTAGTGTGTAATCCTCTTACGCAAACTTGGAGAACACTTCCAAGCATGAACTATGACCAGCAAAGACAGTTGATTATGGTTGTGGATCGAACTGACAAATCGTTTAAAGTTATAGCGACTAGCGATATTTATGGTGATAGGTCACTCCCCACTGAAGTTTACGATTCAAAGATTGATAAGTGGACAGTTCACCAGATAATGCCTGCAGTTAATCTTTGCTCCTCGAAGATGGCGTATTGTGACTCCAGGTTATACTTGGAAACCCTTTCACCACTTGGCTTGATGATGTATCGACTGGACTTGGGATATTGGGAACATATTCCAGCAAAGTTCCCTAGATCTTTGTTAGATGGTTACTTGGTTGCTGGGACACACAAGCGCCTGTTTCTGGTTGGAAGAATTGGTCTCTATAGTACTTTACAGAGTATGAGAATTTGGGAATTGGATCATGCTAAGATTTTGTGGGTAGAGATAAGTAGAATGCCACCCAAGTATTTTCGAGCTTTATTGAGGCTATCAGCCGAGAGATTCGAGTGCTTTGGACAGGATAATCTTATCTGCTTCACATCTTGGAACCAAGGGAAGGGCCTTCTTTATGACGTGGATAAGAAGGTTTGGTCATGGATTGCCGGCTGTGCTCTTCAGTCATTCAATAGTCAAGTTTGTTTCTATGAGCCAAGATTTGACGCCTCCATCCAATGA